Proteins encoded together in one Pontiella desulfatans window:
- a CDS encoding sulfatase-like hydrolase/transferase, translated as MRWIILIMLLTCSADRAWTQTHTTSPAKGLGMQEGIMRRDPSDIIKVNDQYYVWYTRHTDPEEVSGYDATIWYATSTDGHVWTEKSESLPRGPKGSWDEHSVFTPNILVAKGKYWLFYTAVPEPFVNQGESSTKTAIGLAVSDSPDGPWKKLGGNPILKASDDPSLFDSHRVDDACLIVRDGKYWMYYKGRQWGKSPGQTRMGVAISDKPEGPYIKHESNPIIQGGHEVVVWPEGEGVMALIGKIGPRGIRNTLQYAPDGISFRKQRALSHTIYAAGTYRPEAFTDSGKGRMPEWGLHIGSKEIRRLPFLERFDFLRKEEKTALRPNVVFILMDDMGYSDVSCYGAKKVKTPHIDRLAAEGIRFTDFHTAASICSPSRAAFLTGGYPQRCGLYMGINSKREAHWFLGLNPDEITLAEQFKKRGYTTLMVGKWHLGTEEEFSCFNQGFDQYYGIPSNVSADPHFFDGKKVVYKKAPLPRLTELYTARILRDIGTHKDRPFFLYYAHNYPHTPYKPGPAFAGSSQDGKRGDVIQELDWSIGQIVKALERNGILENTLVVFTSDNGPVKNEYALPYRGTKYVSLEGGHRVPFILYWKGRITKPAVSNVPANAMDLFPTLSEIIGEPLPDDRAYDGTSLVPLFDQRPIARKPVEPFYYYNCENLQAVRVDNWKLHLPRTEEQIPFWEHGRNPVTKPLLYNLEDKGEDSDLSAKYPEVVAHLTRLANDMRVKLGEYGQRGTEQRPTGSLFPEVPVIGNDRLHWDKLSDAEKGRAKIEFKAPAPKNKVKK; from the coding sequence TGACATGCAGCGCAGACAGGGCCTGGACACAAACCCACACCACATCGCCGGCCAAGGGGCTGGGCATGCAGGAAGGCATCATGCGCCGCGACCCCAGCGATATCATCAAGGTAAACGACCAATACTATGTCTGGTATACGCGGCATACCGATCCGGAAGAAGTCAGTGGATATGATGCGACCATTTGGTACGCGACCTCAACCGATGGCCACGTTTGGACGGAAAAGAGCGAGTCCCTTCCCCGCGGCCCCAAAGGGAGTTGGGATGAGCACAGCGTTTTCACGCCCAACATTCTGGTCGCCAAAGGCAAATACTGGTTGTTCTACACGGCCGTGCCCGAACCCTTCGTCAACCAGGGCGAATCATCCACCAAAACGGCCATTGGACTAGCCGTGTCCGACTCCCCGGACGGCCCATGGAAAAAGCTGGGCGGCAATCCAATTCTCAAGGCCAGCGACGATCCGTCCCTATTCGACAGTCACAGGGTCGACGACGCGTGCCTGATCGTTCGCGACGGAAAATACTGGATGTATTACAAGGGGCGGCAATGGGGGAAATCCCCGGGGCAGACCAGGATGGGGGTGGCCATCAGCGACAAGCCGGAAGGCCCCTACATCAAACATGAGTCCAACCCGATCATTCAGGGTGGGCATGAGGTGGTCGTGTGGCCTGAAGGCGAGGGCGTGATGGCCCTGATCGGGAAAATTGGCCCCCGTGGAATCCGGAACACGCTTCAGTACGCCCCGGACGGCATCTCTTTTAGAAAGCAACGCGCGCTCTCCCACACCATCTATGCTGCGGGCACGTATCGCCCCGAAGCATTTACCGACAGCGGCAAAGGCCGCATGCCCGAATGGGGCCTGCATATCGGATCCAAAGAAATCCGGCGCCTCCCCTTTCTGGAGCGATTCGACTTTTTGAGGAAGGAAGAAAAAACAGCGTTGCGCCCCAACGTTGTTTTCATTCTGATGGACGACATGGGCTACTCGGATGTCAGCTGTTACGGCGCAAAGAAAGTCAAGACGCCGCATATCGACCGGCTGGCGGCCGAAGGGATCCGGTTTACCGATTTCCACACGGCGGCCTCCATCTGTTCGCCCTCGCGCGCGGCTTTCTTGACGGGGGGCTATCCGCAGCGGTGCGGCCTGTATATGGGGATTAACTCCAAGCGCGAAGCACATTGGTTCCTTGGCTTGAACCCGGATGAGATCACATTGGCTGAGCAGTTCAAGAAGCGGGGCTACACAACACTGATGGTGGGGAAATGGCATCTGGGTACGGAGGAAGAATTCTCCTGCTTCAATCAGGGATTCGACCAGTATTACGGTATCCCCAGCAACGTGTCCGCCGATCCGCATTTTTTTGACGGGAAGAAAGTCGTCTATAAAAAAGCCCCCTTACCCCGGCTCACCGAGCTCTACACCGCCCGTATCCTGCGCGACATTGGAACCCATAAAGACCGGCCGTTTTTTCTCTACTATGCCCACAACTATCCCCACACCCCCTACAAGCCCGGACCCGCATTCGCGGGTAGCTCCCAAGACGGCAAGCGCGGGGATGTGATCCAGGAACTCGACTGGAGCATCGGGCAAATCGTCAAGGCGTTGGAGCGGAATGGTATTCTGGAAAACACCCTGGTTGTTTTCACGTCCGACAACGGCCCGGTTAAAAACGAATATGCCCTTCCCTACCGCGGCACAAAGTATGTTTCACTCGAAGGCGGGCATCGCGTCCCCTTCATTCTGTATTGGAAAGGCCGGATCACGAAACCCGCCGTATCCAATGTCCCGGCAAACGCGATGGACCTTTTCCCAACCCTGAGCGAAATCATCGGCGAACCGCTCCCGGATGATCGGGCATATGACGGCACCAGCCTCGTGCCCCTATTCGACCAGCGCCCCATCGCACGCAAACCGGTAGAACCCTTTTATTACTACAACTGTGAAAACCTGCAGGCCGTCCGCGTGGACAACTGGAAGCTGCACCTCCCCCGCACGGAAGAGCAGATTCCGTTTTGGGAACACGGAAGGAACCCGGTCACCAAACCTCTCCTCTACAACCTTGAAGATAAAGGCGAAGATTCGGACCTTTCGGCGAAATACCCAGAGGTCGTCGCTCACCTGACGCGACTGGCAAACGACATGCGAGTAAAACTAGGCGAATACGGTCAACGAGGAACGGAACAGCGCCCCACCGGCTCGCTCTTTCCGGAAGTGCCGGTGATCGGCAACGACCGACTGCATTGGGATAAATTGTCCGACGCCGAAAAGGGACGGGCTAAAATAGAATTCAAGGCGCCTGCGCCCAAAAACAAGGTGAAGAAATGA
- a CDS encoding sulfatase family protein has translation MGKLGLVIRYSILACLLQATAAEKPNFVVIFSDDQGYADLGCFGGTHVDTPRIDQMAAEGARLTSFYVAAPVCTPSRAALMTGCYPKRIDMAFGSNFGVLLAAEAKGLNPEEITMAEVLKPAGYKTGMFGKWHLGDQPEFLPSRQGFDEFFGIPYSHDIHPFHPNQKNYNFPSLPLLEGETVVEMDPDADYLTRRITERAVDFIGKNNDVPFLLYIPHPIPHRPLHVSPPFMKELPEETKEKLAKENSNIDYKTRDKIFEQAISEIDWSVGQILDALKKHGIDGSTLVVFTSDNGPAVGRATPLKGKKGSTFEGGMREPAVIRWPGKIPAATVNDELMTAMDLLPTFAKLAGAAIPSDRVIDGEDIWPVLSGSAKSPHEAFFFHKGNALAAVRSGKWKYHQSHDKKGKKTKPALYDLEQDIGETTNVLKNHPEVAARMRVHIDQFEKDLAQNSRPAAFVHDPKPLSIH, from the coding sequence ATGGGAAAATTAGGCCTAGTGATCAGATACAGCATTCTGGCGTGCTTGCTGCAGGCAACGGCGGCGGAAAAGCCCAACTTTGTGGTGATATTTAGCGATGACCAGGGGTATGCCGACCTCGGCTGTTTCGGGGGAACGCATGTCGATACGCCCCGGATCGACCAGATGGCGGCCGAAGGTGCGCGGCTGACGAGCTTCTACGTGGCGGCGCCCGTTTGCACGCCGTCCCGCGCCGCCCTGATGACCGGATGCTATCCCAAGCGGATCGACATGGCCTTCGGCTCCAATTTCGGCGTATTGCTCGCTGCTGAAGCGAAAGGACTCAACCCAGAAGAAATCACCATGGCCGAAGTGCTGAAACCGGCGGGATATAAAACCGGCATGTTCGGAAAGTGGCACCTTGGCGACCAGCCGGAATTCCTTCCCTCCCGGCAGGGATTCGACGAATTCTTTGGCATCCCCTACAGCCACGACATCCATCCATTTCATCCCAATCAGAAAAACTACAACTTTCCTTCCCTACCATTGCTCGAAGGCGAGACCGTCGTTGAAATGGATCCCGATGCGGACTACCTGACTCGGCGCATCACCGAGCGTGCGGTGGACTTCATCGGGAAAAACAACGACGTCCCGTTCCTCCTCTACATCCCCCACCCGATTCCCCACCGCCCGCTGCATGTCTCGCCGCCTTTCATGAAGGAGTTGCCGGAAGAAACCAAAGAGAAGCTGGCCAAGGAAAACAGCAACATCGACTATAAAACCCGGGACAAAATCTTCGAGCAGGCCATCAGCGAAATCGACTGGTCGGTCGGCCAGATTCTGGATGCCCTGAAAAAACACGGAATTGATGGCAGCACGCTGGTGGTCTTTACTTCCGACAATGGCCCGGCTGTCGGACGAGCCACGCCGTTGAAAGGAAAGAAAGGCTCCACGTTCGAGGGCGGCATGCGCGAGCCGGCCGTAATCCGCTGGCCCGGAAAAATCCCCGCCGCCACCGTGAACGATGAACTCATGACCGCCATGGATCTATTGCCAACCTTCGCGAAGCTGGCCGGGGCCGCCATTCCATCCGACCGCGTGATCGACGGCGAGGACATCTGGCCGGTGCTGTCCGGAAGCGCAAAAAGCCCGCACGAAGCCTTCTTCTTCCACAAAGGCAACGCCCTCGCGGCAGTACGTTCCGGCAAATGGAAATATCATCAGTCGCACGACAAAAAAGGAAAAAAAACCAAGCCCGCGCTTTATGACCTCGAACAGGATATCGGGGAAACCACGAATGTGTTGAAGAACCATCCGGAAGTCGCTGCCCGAATGCGGGTCCATATCGATCAGTTTGAGAAGGATCTGGCGCAAAACAGTCGACCGGCTGCTTTCGTGCATGACCCGAAACCGCTATCAATACATTGA
- a CDS encoding sulfatase-like hydrolase/transferase codes for MPRKPRRDKSGLLFEHACCQTAVCMPSRGSVLSGLRPESFGCSGRFPPKVAKKATSLPLFKNEGYATVSIGKIDHANADVPQETPSSRSGHPPR; via the coding sequence TTGCCACGGAAGCCGCGCCGGGACAAGAGCGGTCTGCTGTTCGAGCATGCCTGCTGCCAGACGGCTGTCTGCATGCCTTCAAGGGGGAGCGTCCTCTCCGGGTTGCGCCCCGAAAGCTTCGGTTGCTCAGGACGCTTTCCCCCGAAAGTGGCAAAGAAGGCGACCTCCCTGCCGCTGTTTAAAAACGAGGGATATGCCACCGTATCGATCGGGAAGATCGATCATGCCAATGCGGATGTCCCCCAAGAAACCCCGTCCAGTCGTTCAGGCCATCCACCGCGATAA
- a CDS encoding sulfatase family protein has translation MKPYRCLAIAVAAAATICSAQQKRPNIIWIVAENLKLDLGCYGAENVKTPNLDNLAAGGVRYTHAFSTAPVCATSRSAFFVGMYQNTSDTHNMRSHREDDYRLPEGVRPITHRLKDVGYTTANIKTMNGEEVGSGKLDLNFVNEGKLYDTGAWEDLKANQPFFAQINTLEAEYDIYDRNTWQQPRVEWKGEPTHEKIATPENVSPPPYYPDHPLVRLEWARYLNSVSGMDRTVGKILRQLEKDGVADDTIIVFFGDNGRIEPRGIHWCYDTGLHVPMIIHWPKNFPAPKNYRPGTVSDEVVSLIDMTPTTLGFAGIKRPLGMHGRIFLGNRVGPERQYAFSSRDRVDETVNRVRSVRGQRYHYIRNYYPDRHFTSLNRYKEKCFPIKPLMRQMMAEGKLTGAPAELMAPTVAPEQLFDTVNDPHEINNLANSDKPEHREALVAMRAALAVWEVEMQDQGVFPEPDEIVAPFEKEMHDWFGTPEWHPYKGK, from the coding sequence ATGAAACCATATCGTTGTCTCGCTATCGCCGTCGCGGCCGCCGCAACCATTTGCTCCGCGCAACAAAAGCGCCCCAACATTATTTGGATTGTCGCCGAAAACCTGAAGCTGGATCTAGGTTGCTACGGCGCCGAAAACGTCAAGACCCCCAATCTGGACAACTTGGCCGCCGGGGGCGTGCGCTACACCCATGCCTTCTCGACGGCGCCGGTTTGCGCAACCTCGCGCAGCGCCTTTTTTGTGGGCATGTATCAAAACACATCCGACACCCACAACATGCGCTCGCACCGCGAGGACGACTACCGGTTGCCCGAAGGCGTGCGGCCGATCACCCACCGGCTTAAGGATGTCGGCTACACCACCGCCAACATCAAAACGATGAACGGCGAGGAAGTCGGCTCCGGCAAGCTCGACCTCAACTTTGTCAACGAAGGCAAGCTCTACGACACCGGCGCATGGGAAGATCTGAAAGCCAACCAGCCCTTCTTCGCTCAGATCAACACGCTGGAGGCGGAATACGACATCTACGACCGCAACACCTGGCAACAGCCGCGCGTCGAATGGAAGGGCGAGCCGACCCACGAAAAGATCGCCACCCCGGAAAACGTCAGCCCGCCCCCCTACTATCCCGACCACCCGCTCGTCCGGCTAGAATGGGCACGCTACCTGAACTCGGTTTCCGGCATGGATCGCACCGTTGGCAAGATTCTCCGCCAGCTTGAAAAGGACGGCGTCGCCGACGACACCATCATTGTCTTCTTCGGCGACAACGGGCGCATCGAGCCGCGCGGCATCCACTGGTGCTACGACACCGGACTGCACGTGCCCATGATCATCCACTGGCCGAAAAACTTTCCCGCGCCGAAGAACTACCGCCCCGGCACCGTCAGCGATGAAGTGGTCAGCCTGATCGACATGACCCCAACCACCCTCGGATTCGCCGGCATCAAGCGTCCGCTCGGCATGCATGGCCGCATCTTTCTTGGCAACCGGGTCGGCCCGGAAAGACAGTATGCCTTTTCCAGCCGCGACCGGGTCGATGAAACCGTCAACCGCGTCCGCAGCGTGCGTGGCCAGCGCTATCACTACATTCGCAACTATTATCCCGACCGCCACTTCACCTCGCTCAACCGCTACAAGGAAAAGTGCTTCCCCATCAAGCCGCTGATGCGCCAGATGATGGCCGAAGGAAAGCTCACCGGAGCACCTGCAGAATTGATGGCGCCGACGGTCGCGCCGGAGCAACTGTTCGACACCGTGAACGATCCGCACGAAATCAACAACCTCGCCAACTCCGACAAACCGGAACACCGCGAAGCCTTGGTCGCCATGCGCGCCGCACTCGCCGTCTGGGAAGTCGAAATGCAGGACCAGGGCGTCTTCCCTGAACCCGATG
- a CDS encoding GNAT family N-acetyltransferase: MGSYTIRSAQPEDRDALATLIRDSTNAYYQNKFGTGIFPPTEMHTRDFVDLYNQLDGSEALLCVDEDGAIGGSCFMHRRETHFSLGIMNVSSDHFGQGIARQLLTEIIFQAEAAGLPLRLVSSCMNLDSYSLYTRAGLKPFEFYQDLLVDVPEAGLPNADGGIAVRSGTLADVEAIAKLELEISGISRRTDYTHFITNPDGLWHLSVAEEDGNITGYLASGSSQACNMIGPGASRTEEAAIALIDAELDRHRGRTPVLLLPGRFNRAVQHVYGLGGRNCETHVAQCLGEAFRPNGITMPTFLPESG, translated from the coding sequence ATGGGCAGCTATACCATCCGAAGCGCGCAACCCGAAGACCGCGACGCATTGGCAACATTGATTCGCGATTCCACCAATGCCTACTACCAAAACAAATTTGGAACGGGCATCTTCCCGCCCACGGAAATGCACACGCGCGATTTTGTCGACCTGTACAACCAGCTCGACGGAAGCGAGGCGTTGCTGTGTGTCGATGAAGACGGCGCCATTGGCGGCTCCTGCTTTATGCATCGGCGCGAAACCCACTTCTCGCTCGGAATCATGAACGTGTCGTCCGACCATTTCGGCCAGGGCATCGCCCGGCAACTTTTGACGGAGATCATCTTTCAGGCTGAAGCCGCCGGACTCCCCTTGCGCCTTGTTTCCAGCTGCATGAATCTCGATTCCTATTCGCTCTACACCCGCGCCGGATTAAAGCCGTTCGAGTTCTATCAGGATCTGCTGGTCGACGTTCCGGAAGCGGGATTGCCCAATGCGGATGGCGGCATAGCCGTTCGTTCCGGCACGCTCGCCGATGTTGAAGCGATTGCAAAACTGGAGCTGGAGATTTCCGGCATCTCGCGGCGCACCGACTATACCCACTTCATCACCAACCCGGATGGTCTGTGGCATTTGTCGGTCGCCGAAGAGGATGGAAATATCACGGGCTATCTGGCCTCCGGCTCATCGCAGGCCTGCAACATGATCGGCCCCGGCGCCTCCCGTACCGAGGAGGCGGCCATCGCCCTGATCGATGCTGAGCTCGACCGCCACCGCGGCCGCACACCCGTCCTGCTGCTGCCCGGGCGCTTCAACCGTGCTGTGCAGCATGTCTACGGTCTTGGCGGGCGCAACTGCGAAACCCACGTGGCGCAATGCCTTGGCGAAGCCTTCCGCCCCAACGGAATCACCATGCCCACCTTCCTTCCGGAATCCGGCTAA
- a CDS encoding glycoside hydrolase family 27 protein produces MIMHRTLSLLVGSCLLASLLQATDAAGGETPPMGWNSYNKFGLGVHGFLVRETVDGAKRYKLDEAGYKYIVMDDGWPERELAADGRLVPDPNRFPEGIKPLTDYVKSQGFELGIYSSPNKRTCGDWPGSLGNEELHAQQFAEWGVKFVKYDYCPTRNDEQETGREEIIRRYRVFTEALNKVDPEMVHAICEKGWAGSLSRRQRKATNGTVTAEQRHAAFAWAPELGTMWRTTGDIKANWKRIMQILDMQEGLEELAGPGAFNNPDMLEVGNGNLTRAENRAHFSLWCILNSPLILGNDLRNIPDDVVEIITNKEVIALNQDVLCKQGKIGYSRDGVQVWVKPLKNGDTGVLILNRNDEPVDFTFNFADASLEVNAYIVRDLWAKKTLGTINQSLKLEIASHDVKVYRLGIP; encoded by the coding sequence ATGATTATGCACCGGACGCTCAGCCTGTTGGTTGGATCTTGTCTTCTGGCGAGCTTGCTGCAGGCGACGGATGCAGCTGGTGGAGAAACACCCCCCATGGGCTGGAATTCCTACAACAAATTCGGGTTGGGAGTGCATGGCTTCCTGGTGCGGGAAACCGTGGACGGGGCAAAGAGGTATAAGCTCGATGAGGCGGGCTACAAATACATCGTCATGGATGATGGATGGCCCGAGCGCGAACTGGCGGCCGATGGCCGGCTTGTTCCCGACCCGAACCGTTTTCCCGAAGGGATCAAGCCGCTGACCGACTATGTCAAGTCGCAGGGGTTCGAGTTGGGCATCTATTCCTCTCCGAACAAACGGACGTGCGGCGACTGGCCGGGTAGCTTGGGCAACGAGGAACTTCATGCGCAGCAGTTTGCCGAGTGGGGCGTGAAGTTTGTTAAATACGACTACTGCCCGACGCGCAACGATGAACAGGAAACCGGGCGCGAAGAAATCATCCGTCGCTACCGGGTCTTCACCGAGGCGTTGAACAAGGTCGACCCCGAGATGGTTCACGCCATTTGCGAAAAAGGATGGGCCGGGTCGTTGAGCAGGCGCCAGCGCAAGGCGACGAATGGAACGGTAACCGCCGAACAGCGCCACGCGGCCTTTGCATGGGCACCGGAGCTGGGCACGATGTGGCGCACCACCGGCGACATCAAGGCAAACTGGAAACGCATCATGCAAATCCTCGACATGCAGGAAGGGCTGGAGGAACTCGCCGGCCCCGGCGCCTTCAACAATCCCGACATGCTGGAGGTGGGCAACGGAAATCTTACACGGGCTGAAAACCGCGCCCATTTTTCGCTGTGGTGCATTCTGAACTCTCCATTGATTCTGGGCAACGACCTGCGCAATATTCCAGACGATGTCGTCGAAATCATCACCAACAAAGAAGTTATCGCCTTGAACCAGGATGTGCTGTGCAAGCAAGGCAAGATCGGATACAGCCGGGATGGCGTCCAGGTTTGGGTCAAGCCGTTGAAGAACGGCGACACGGGCGTCCTGATCCTGAACCGCAACGACGAGCCGGTGGACTTCACGTTTAACTTTGCCGATGCCAGCCTGGAAGTGAACGCCTATATCGTCCGAGACCTGTGGGCGAAAAAAACCCTGGGAACGATCAATCAATCGCTTAAACTGGAAATCGCCAGCCACGACGTAAAGGTCTATCGGCTGGGCATCCCTTGA
- a CDS encoding sulfatase family protein has product MKIGRLIGLVLFALSMTGFSEEARTPNVVFIFADDLGYGDLGCYGATKVQSPNIDKLAAEGRRFSDAHSASAVCTPSRYALLTGDYPLRHGDHGIWGPLSYKTGLLIGTERQTLGKVFQEAGYSTACIGKWHLGFGEDMHGWNKPLKPGPLEVGFDYYFGVPQVNSGVPFVYVENHEIVGFDPNDPLKIDKKNASPTPTFPPEAGRKSPNIFAGARKAHEIYDDERTASLLIEKAKGWIGKNKAKPFFLYLPTTNIHHPFTPAPRFKGTSQCGLYGDFIHELDWMVGEVIQCLEENGVADNTLIIFTSDNGGMFNTTGQDAWDAGHRINGELLGFKFGVWEGGHRIPFIARWPGNIEAGSVSKQLLCNVDMVATMAALADVEIKPGQARDSVNLLPALTGNPQNTIREHLVLAPNKPQCLAVRKGKWMYIGGQGSGGFPGDKRGDHNFGGAPAVAYAGYKNSDIENGKIKPDAPPAQLYDLEADLAQTRNLYRDYPEVIQELDALIKSYAPPAAPPKQKKRRKKPAGK; this is encoded by the coding sequence ATGAAAATAGGACGATTGATTGGTTTGGTTTTATTCGCGCTTTCGATGACGGGGTTCAGCGAGGAGGCGCGAACGCCAAATGTTGTTTTCATTTTCGCCGACGATCTCGGCTATGGCGACCTTGGTTGCTACGGCGCGACCAAGGTGCAGTCACCGAACATCGACAAACTGGCCGCCGAGGGCAGGCGGTTTTCGGATGCGCATTCGGCCTCGGCCGTGTGCACGCCGTCGCGCTATGCCTTGCTGACCGGCGACTATCCGCTGCGTCACGGCGACCACGGAATATGGGGTCCCCTGAGCTACAAGACCGGCCTGCTGATTGGAACCGAACGCCAGACGCTGGGCAAGGTGTTCCAAGAGGCGGGCTATTCCACGGCCTGCATCGGAAAATGGCACCTTGGCTTTGGCGAAGACATGCACGGTTGGAACAAGCCACTGAAACCCGGTCCGCTAGAGGTCGGGTTCGACTATTATTTCGGGGTTCCTCAGGTAAACAGCGGCGTCCCCTTTGTCTATGTGGAAAACCACGAGATCGTTGGATTCGACCCGAACGACCCGCTGAAGATCGACAAGAAAAACGCGTCGCCGACCCCGACCTTCCCACCGGAGGCCGGACGAAAAAGCCCGAACATTTTTGCGGGGGCAAGGAAGGCGCACGAAATCTACGACGACGAACGTACCGCCTCGCTGCTGATTGAAAAGGCGAAAGGCTGGATCGGCAAAAACAAGGCGAAGCCGTTTTTCCTCTATCTGCCCACCACCAATATCCACCACCCCTTCACTCCCGCACCGCGCTTCAAGGGCACGAGCCAATGCGGGCTGTACGGCGACTTTATACACGAGCTGGACTGGATGGTCGGCGAAGTTATCCAATGCCTGGAAGAAAACGGCGTCGCGGACAATACGCTGATCATCTTCACCAGCGACAACGGCGGTATGTTCAACACGACCGGCCAGGATGCTTGGGACGCGGGACATCGCATCAACGGTGAGCTGCTCGGTTTCAAGTTCGGTGTGTGGGAAGGCGGGCATCGCATTCCGTTCATCGCCCGGTGGCCGGGCAACATCGAAGCGGGATCCGTCTCGAAGCAGCTGCTCTGCAATGTCGACATGGTGGCCACCATGGCCGCGCTGGCCGACGTCGAGATCAAACCCGGTCAAGCGCGCGACAGCGTAAACCTTTTGCCCGCGCTTACTGGAAACCCCCAAAATACAATCCGCGAACACTTGGTGCTCGCGCCCAACAAGCCGCAGTGCCTGGCCGTCCGCAAAGGAAAATGGATGTATATCGGCGGACAGGGAAGCGGCGGATTCCCCGGGGACAAACGAGGCGACCACAATTTTGGAGGGGCACCGGCGGTCGCCTATGCCGGCTACAAAAACAGCGATATTGAAAACGGCAAGATCAAGCCGGATGCCCCGCCCGCCCAGCTATACGACCTGGAAGCGGATCTTGCCCAGACCAGAAACCTGTACCGGGACTATCCCGAAGTGATTCAGGAACTCGATGCCTTGATCAAATCCTACGCGCCACCCGCGGCTCCGCCTAAGCAAAAGAAACGCAGGAAAAAACCAGCGGGAAAATGA